A single region of the Kwoniella botswanensis chromosome 1, complete sequence genome encodes:
- a CDS encoding cytosolic Fe-S cluster assembly factor NAR1 — MAFSGALTITDLDDFLTPSQACIIPVRNKPTTTAEEGSTEIQIDSNNNYYEVSTYPTDNVNGGPGPSTLNGKKALEKAEINLNDCLACSGCITSTESLLITLQSQNEVLEFIQSNPTALDPNAPCHKPRLPILSISPQTLASLSAAYSSAQSHPTIPLLVLLRRIRAFLSSPEKGGWKVWDTTFARHMSLKETVVEYHERKDKKDKGKSTELPMLASACPGWVCYAEKAQGDMLHLLSNARSSQGIIGALAKDWYGHKTNHKPNEIYHVTAMPCYDKKLEASRSDFYSSLYSTRDVDCVLTTGELDLLLQELGFDPYLSAPNEATPFSGQSEESPFPELLNHEGSSSGSYLATIIREIQSSHSNPTKISTREIRGSTDNVEYLIHDLVSGEVLFKGAKVYGFRNLQNLVRKVNKETGLGKGGRSGTGAGKLSLAVAARRRKAKTATSGTSGTSGTSTPGESGLSDVDSISCLSLSSGEDKKLDFVEVMACPGGCVNGGGQMKPVSTNTAVNGTEEKMEVDDEGYTRPLPDDGTDIDIDKASKAKDGSLINSGVEEGMRWSTKEWVEKVEAIYWNGLPTPPPSPPLEASNINFKLYRSELNGHVDGPAQTNGHVDRNQQADLIAEQIVQDVCGNDSAKRWEFLRTRFRKVESDILAQGGVTLEAVKW, encoded by the exons ATGGCTTTCTCAGGAGCGTTG ACCATCACGGACTTGGACGATTTCCTTACCCCCTCGCAAGCATGTATCATCCCAGTGAGGAACAAACCCACCACTACTGCGGAAGAGGGATCT ACTGAAATACAGATTGACTCCAATAACAATTACTATGAGGTATCTACATACCCCACGGACAATGTTAATGGTGGACCAGGACCATCTACACTAAATGGAAAGAAGGCATTGGAAAAAGCTGAGATCAACCTGAATGACTGTCTAGCATGCAG TGGATGTATCACTTCGACAGAATCATTGCTCATCACTCTCCAATCCCAAAACGAAGTTCTCGAATTCATACAATCTAATCCTACGGCTTTGGATCCAAACGCACCCTGTCATAAACCACGCTTACCAATCTTATCCATATCACCTCAAACGCTCGCTTCCCTCTCTGCAGCATACTCTTCCGCCCAATCACATCCTACCATCCCACTTCTAGTGTTGCTTCGTCGAATTAGAGCATTCTTGAGTAGCCCAGAGAAGGGAGGATGGAAAGTGTGGGATACGACTTTCGCTAGACATATGAGTTTGAAGGAAACTGTTGTGGAATATCATGAGaggaaggataagaaagataaaggGAAATCCACCGAACTACCCATGTTGGCAAGTGCTTGTCCAGGATGGGTATGTTACGCTGAGAAAGCTCAGGGGGATATGCTGCATCTCCTTAGCAATGCTAGGAGTAGTCAGGGGATTATCGGGGCATTAGCAAAGGATTGGTATGGACATAAGACGAATCACAA ACCCAATGAGATATATCATGTTACCGCTATGCCATGCTATGACAAGAAACTCGAAGCTTCACGATCCGACTTCTACTCTTCGCTATATTCGACCCGAGACGTTGATTGTGTTCTTACCACTGGTGAACTAGATTTGTTATTACAGGAACTAGGATTCGACCCTTATTTATCTGCACCCAACGAAGCTACACCATTTTCAGGACAATCTGAAGAATCACCTTTTCCAGAACTGTTAAATCATGAGGGATCATCATCCGGATCGTACCTTGCAACTATCATACGTGAAATTCAATCATCTCACTCCAATCCTACGAAGATCAGTACGAGGGAGATACGTGGATCTACTGATAATGTAGAATACCTCATACATGATCTGGTAAGCGGAGAAGTGCTTTTCAAGGGAGCGAAAGTATATGGATTTAGAAATCTACAGAACCTAGTGAGAAAAGTAAATAAGGAGACCGGTCTGGGAAAAGGAGGTAGATCAGGTACTGGAGCGGGCAAGTTGAGTTTGGCAGTTGCTGCTCGACGTAGAAAAGCCAAGACCGCTACTTCGGGAACTTCGGGAACTTCGGGAACTTCGACACCTGGTGAGAGTGGTTTATCCGATGTGGATAGTATATCGTGTTTGTCCCTGTCAAGTGGAGAGGATAAGAAATTGGATTTCGTAGAGGTTATGGCATGTCCTGGAGGATGTGTGAATGGTGGTGGACAGATGAAACCCGTTTCTACCAATACCGCAGTTAATGGAACAGAAGAGAaaatggaagttgatgatgaagggtaTACTAGACCATTACCTGATGATGGAACGGATATTGATATCGACAAAGCAAGTAAAGCGAAAGATGGGTCATTGATTAACTCTggtgtagaagaaggtatgagatGGTCAACTAAAGAATGGGTAGAGAAAGTTGAAGCTATCTATTGGAATGGATTACCTACTCCgccaccttctccaccactCGAAGCGTCAAATATCAATTTCAAACTATACAGATCCGAACTCAATGGTCATGTCGATGGACCAGCTCAAACAAATGGCCATGTGGACAGAAACCAACAAGCCGATCTGATCGCTGAACAGATTGTACAGGATGTATGTGGGAATGATTCGGCTAAGAGGTGGGAGTTCTTGAGAACAAGGTTTAGGAAGGTGGAGAGTGATATCTTGGCTCAAGGTGGGGTGACGCTTGAAGCCGTCAAGTGGTGA